In Gimesia benthica, a single window of DNA contains:
- a CDS encoding glycosyltransferase family 2 protein — protein sequence MSLQPFTVIVPLYNEAAALPAAIVDLEAILAETGPHELIVVDDGSTDGSSAALKALRETHPDLKLFHHETNQGYGAALKTGIRHASHDWIVITDADGTYPNARIKDLLAHMDRYDMVVGSRTADDVEYSTLRKLPKFFLRHYASWIAGRNIPDLNSGLRVFRRSLAEKFLGLLPDGFSFTTTITLAHLTNQYTVHYEPIGYARRIGKSKIQPIRDTLRFLQLIIRLGVYFAPLKVFGPFAVIQLIAFSISICYDVFVLQNITDKSVMLLMFGMNTAFFALLADMIDKRCQK from the coding sequence ATGTCACTGCAACCATTCACCGTCATCGTTCCCCTGTATAACGAAGCCGCAGCGCTGCCGGCGGCGATCGTCGACCTGGAAGCCATCTTGGCCGAAACGGGACCGCACGAACTGATCGTAGTCGACGACGGCTCGACCGACGGTTCTTCCGCAGCCCTCAAGGCCCTCCGCGAAACACACCCCGATCTCAAGCTGTTCCACCATGAAACGAACCAGGGCTACGGCGCTGCGTTGAAAACAGGAATCCGCCACGCCAGCCATGACTGGATCGTGATAACCGACGCGGACGGCACCTACCCCAATGCACGGATCAAAGACCTGCTCGCACACATGGATCGATACGACATGGTGGTCGGCTCGCGCACCGCAGATGACGTCGAGTATTCCACGCTGCGAAAACTGCCGAAATTCTTCCTCAGGCACTACGCTTCCTGGATCGCCGGTCGGAACATCCCCGACCTGAATTCCGGGCTCCGCGTCTTTCGCCGCAGCCTCGCAGAAAAGTTTCTGGGACTGCTGCCGGACGGGTTCAGTTTCACCACAACGATTACGCTCGCCCATCTCACGAACCAGTACACCGTGCATTACGAACCGATCGGCTACGCCCGCCGGATCGGCAAATCCAAAATACAACCCATCCGCGATACCCTCCGTTTCCTGCAGCTGATTATCCGCCTGGGCGTCTATTTCGCCCCCCTCAAAGTCTTCGGCCCCTTTGCTGTCATTCAGTTGATCGCCTTTTCGATTTCGATCTGTTACGACGTATTCGTTTTACAGAACATCACCGACAAATCGGTCATGCTGCTGATGTTCGGCATGAACACTGCGTTTTTCGCCCTGCTCGCAGATATGATCGATAAACGCTGCCAGAAGTAG
- a CDS encoding menaquinone biosynthesis family protein: protein MMTDEKVLIQVGHSPDPDDAFMFHALANDKIETGKYRFTHELQDIETLNQRAFNAELELTAVSLHGYAYLTDTYAICSCGASMGDKYGPMVVAREEWSIDDLRGKKIAIPGKLTTAFLALKLLLGDDFEYEEHPFDEILNLVEQGKFDAGLIIHEGQLTYANQGLKLVVDLGEWWYEETGLPLPLGANAIRKDLGQEMMEEVTAILKRSIEYGLEHRDEALDHALKYGRDLNRGSADKFVGMYVNDWTLDFGEKGREAVATLLNRGYEAGIIPNPVKLEFIG, encoded by the coding sequence ATGATGACCGACGAAAAAGTGTTAATTCAGGTGGGCCACAGTCCCGATCCGGACGATGCCTTTATGTTCCATGCCCTGGCCAATGACAAAATCGAAACTGGTAAGTATCGATTCACTCATGAGTTACAGGACATCGAAACCCTCAACCAGCGTGCCTTCAACGCGGAACTGGAACTGACCGCCGTCAGTCTCCACGGCTACGCTTACCTGACCGACACCTATGCGATCTGCTCCTGTGGTGCCTCCATGGGCGACAAGTACGGCCCCATGGTCGTGGCCCGGGAAGAGTGGAGTATCGACGACCTCCGCGGCAAAAAAATCGCCATCCCCGGCAAGCTGACCACCGCCTTCCTGGCCCTCAAGCTCCTGCTGGGTGATGATTTTGAATACGAAGAACACCCCTTCGATGAAATCCTGAATCTGGTCGAACAGGGTAAATTTGACGCCGGCCTGATCATTCACGAAGGTCAGCTGACCTACGCCAACCAGGGACTCAAACTGGTCGTTGACCTGGGTGAGTGGTGGTACGAAGAAACCGGTCTCCCCCTGCCGCTGGGTGCCAACGCCATCCGCAAAGACCTCGGTCAGGAAATGATGGAAGAAGTCACTGCGATCCTCAAACGGAGCATTGAGTACGGCCTGGAACACCGCGACGAAGCCCTCGATCACGCCCTGAAATACGGTCGCGATCTGAACCGGGGCAGTGCCGACAAGTTCGTAGGCATGTACGTCAACGACTGGACCCTCGATTTCGGCGAAAAGGGACGCGAAGCAGTCGCGACTCTGCTCAACAGGGGTTACGAAGCCGGCATCATTCCGAATCCCGTCAAACTGGAATTCATCGGTTAA
- a CDS encoding response regulator, translating into MKYRKSKVLIVDDSEVVRHILSKALTPEGYTIYSAVDGEDGWRKIIELQPDIVLLDVEMPTRNGFDVLREVRDNFKAEEIAVIMVTTQSDGKGIARAFEEGAFDYIPKPATESEIKARVRNAIRAIHLLREQKHLRQQAEAANQSKSAFLANMSHEIRTPMTAILGYTEILELEARTHQMPELFLDSLDTIRRNGGHLMELINDILDLSKIEAGKLDVESIACSPQTIVEEVMELVQVRAEAKGLKLETDFKFPLPAQIHSDPTRIRQILINLIGNAIKFTEVGTIRLETELLQAPYEEPQIQFTVVDQGIGMSEAQMTNLFRPFSQADSSTSRKYGGTGLGLTICKRLANILGGDISVQSELNQGSRFSATVRTGSLAEIELLHELLDTNVISATAAADNKTTSAEEEFPLRGKHVLLAEDGPDNQKLISFILKKAGAKVSVAENGEEAYQAAIQEMERGALFDVILMDMQMPILDGYSATRKVRDVGYTGPIISLTANAMEGDREKCLAVGCNNHITKPIDRRQLVAMISEISEPSELCLS; encoded by the coding sequence ATGAAATATCGTAAATCCAAGGTATTGATTGTCGACGACTCAGAAGTCGTACGACATATCCTCTCCAAAGCCCTGACGCCCGAAGGTTACACGATCTATTCGGCCGTCGATGGTGAGGATGGCTGGCGAAAAATCATCGAACTGCAACCAGACATCGTGCTGCTCGATGTGGAAATGCCGACCCGGAACGGATTTGACGTCCTCCGCGAAGTCCGTGATAACTTCAAGGCGGAAGAAATCGCGGTCATCATGGTCACGACACAGAGTGATGGCAAAGGAATTGCCCGCGCCTTTGAAGAGGGTGCCTTCGACTACATCCCCAAACCGGCCACCGAATCGGAAATCAAGGCGCGGGTCCGTAACGCCATCCGTGCAATTCACCTCCTGCGTGAACAGAAACATCTCAGACAACAGGCCGAAGCCGCTAACCAGTCCAAGAGCGCCTTCCTGGCCAACATGAGCCATGAAATCCGTACTCCCATGACGGCCATTCTCGGCTACACAGAAATCCTGGAACTCGAAGCCCGCACACACCAGATGCCGGAACTGTTCCTCGATTCTCTGGATACCATCCGCCGCAACGGCGGTCACCTGATGGAACTCATCAACGACATTCTGGACCTCTCCAAAATTGAAGCAGGCAAACTCGATGTCGAATCCATCGCCTGCTCGCCACAGACCATCGTGGAAGAAGTCATGGAACTCGTGCAGGTCCGCGCCGAAGCCAAGGGGCTCAAGCTCGAAACAGACTTCAAGTTCCCTCTGCCCGCACAAATCCATTCCGACCCGACCCGCATCCGCCAGATTCTGATCAACCTCATTGGTAATGCGATTAAGTTCACGGAAGTCGGCACGATTCGTCTGGAAACGGAACTCCTGCAGGCACCATACGAAGAACCTCAAATCCAATTTACGGTCGTCGACCAGGGTATCGGCATGTCGGAAGCGCAGATGACAAATCTGTTCCGTCCCTTCAGCCAGGCCGATTCGTCCACCTCCCGCAAGTACGGGGGAACCGGACTGGGACTGACCATCTGCAAACGACTGGCCAACATCCTCGGCGGTGACATCTCCGTTCAGAGCGAACTCAACCAGGGTTCCCGCTTCTCCGCAACCGTGCGGACCGGCAGCCTGGCTGAAATCGAACTGCTCCACGAACTTCTCGATACAAATGTAATTTCGGCGACAGCTGCAGCAGACAATAAAACAACGTCTGCGGAAGAAGAGTTTCCGCTGCGTGGGAAACATGTCCTGCTGGCAGAAGACGGTCCGGATAACCAGAAGCTGATCTCCTTTATCCTTAAGAAAGCAGGCGCCAAGGTAAGTGTGGCCGAAAATGGTGAAGAGGCTTACCAGGCCGCGATCCAGGAGATGGAACGAGGCGCACTCTTCGATGTGATCCTCATGGACATGCAGATGCCTATTCTCGACGGCTACAGTGCCACACGTAAAGTCCGCGACGTTGGTTACACAGGCCCGATCATCTCACTCACCGCCAACGCGATGGAAGGCGACCGGGAGAAATGTCTGGCCGTCGGCTGTAACAATCACATCACCAAACCCATCGATCGTCGGCAACTCGTCGCGATGATCTCTGAAATCTCCGAGCCCTCCGAACTCTGCCTTTCCTGA
- a CDS encoding SRPBCC family protein: MANFEASVQLTATPEQVFEFLIDTENILKISPPDAGLTFTKKPDKLYKGATIEFRIQGFGQVQEGVHEITVFDEPKLFTEKQISGPLKHYIHEHEIVPSGDNLVTVIDRLEFQPPGGLLGFIVTESKLLDVFDEGFYHRHNKLKEIFS, encoded by the coding sequence ATGGCGAACTTCGAAGCCAGCGTGCAGCTGACCGCCACCCCCGAACAGGTATTCGAGTTTCTGATCGATACCGAAAATATCCTGAAGATCAGTCCTCCGGATGCCGGCCTGACATTTACGAAAAAACCGGACAAGCTCTATAAAGGGGCGACGATTGAATTTCGTATTCAGGGCTTCGGGCAGGTGCAGGAAGGGGTCCACGAGATCACCGTTTTCGATGAACCGAAGCTGTTTACCGAAAAACAGATTTCCGGTCCGCTCAAGCATTACATCCACGAACACGAAATCGTACCCAGCGGCGATAACCTGGTGACCGTGATTGACCGGCTCGAATTTCAACCGCCGGGAGGTCTGCTCGGATTCATCGTGACAGAATCCAAGCTGCTCGACGTATTCGACGAAGGCTTCTATCACCGCCACAACAAGCTCAAGGAAATTTTCTCCTGA
- a CDS encoding VOC family protein, translated as MREFHHVGVITDDPQPGEIYVEETKVYVTNPNEHPYKIEYLRFEPDTPVTGPVRYQPHIAFKVPDIDKEIEGLHVLLGPFQAMENLKVVFVLIDGAVYEFMEFSEGTEFGELTS; from the coding sequence ATGCGAGAGTTTCATCATGTGGGTGTGATTACCGACGATCCACAGCCAGGCGAAATCTACGTGGAAGAGACAAAGGTGTATGTCACCAACCCGAATGAGCATCCTTATAAAATCGAATATCTGAGGTTCGAGCCCGATACGCCGGTCACCGGACCGGTTCGATATCAGCCGCACATCGCCTTTAAGGTGCCTGATATCGATAAAGAAATAGAAGGCTTGCACGTTCTGCTGGGACCGTTCCAGGCAATGGAGAATCTGAAAGTGGTTTTTGTGTTGATCGATGGTGCCGTCTATGAATTCATGGAGTTCTCAGAGGGTACCGAATTTGGAGAACTGACATCATGA
- a CDS encoding GtrA family protein has protein sequence MSIAHRFPHKATRFALLTIVSLTTNLSIAYGLFYAGVPEALAFASALLTAFALNFAGCRWFVFLSTDTPLARQLLHFALTNGSFRLLEYLSLLALSAVGFSNYYIRVITVLATSFILKFFVYGRFVFGQNRPS, from the coding sequence GTGTCCATTGCCCACAGGTTTCCCCATAAAGCAACCCGATTCGCACTGCTGACCATCGTGAGTCTGACCACGAACCTCAGCATCGCCTACGGACTGTTCTATGCCGGGGTTCCCGAAGCACTCGCGTTCGCCAGCGCATTGTTGACCGCCTTCGCACTAAATTTCGCCGGCTGCCGCTGGTTTGTGTTTCTCTCTACAGACACGCCCCTCGCCAGGCAACTCCTGCACTTTGCATTAACCAACGGCTCGTTTCGTCTTCTGGAATATCTGAGCCTGCTGGCGCTGAGTGCAGTCGGATTTTCAAATTATTACATCCGCGTGATCACCGTCCTGGCGACCTCGTTTATACTGAAGTTTTTTGTGTATGGCAGATTTGTCTTCGGCCAGAATCGTCCGTCCTGA
- a CDS encoding SDR family oxidoreductase has translation MSESNSSGYLQTLFGLSGKTATVIGGTGVLGGAIAEALAQAGAHVIIVGRNQENGNGRVKMIKDLGGSAEFFQADSTNRADLEAIIAHLKASDRTPDILVNGAGINAATPFLEISDKEWDDIFRVNLLSVKVACQVFGEAMLEQEIPGSIINIASMSAITPLSRVFTYSASKAAVLNLTQNLAREWAEQGVRVNALSPGFFPAEQNRKVLTPERIKSIMNHTPAQRFGDPEELAGAVLLMASGKAGSFITGTNIAVDGGFSCMTI, from the coding sequence ATGAGTGAATCAAACTCATCCGGATATTTACAGACATTGTTCGGCCTGTCCGGCAAAACGGCGACCGTCATCGGCGGTACCGGAGTTCTGGGGGGCGCCATTGCAGAAGCCCTGGCCCAGGCCGGCGCACATGTCATTATCGTGGGGCGTAACCAGGAAAACGGCAACGGTCGCGTGAAGATGATCAAAGATCTGGGCGGCAGTGCCGAGTTCTTCCAGGCCGATTCCACGAACCGTGCCGATCTGGAAGCAATTATCGCACACCTTAAGGCCAGTGATCGGACACCCGATATCCTGGTCAACGGTGCCGGCATCAACGCGGCGACCCCCTTCCTCGAAATCAGCGACAAAGAGTGGGACGATATCTTCCGTGTCAACCTGCTCAGCGTGAAAGTCGCCTGTCAGGTCTTCGGCGAAGCCATGCTCGAGCAGGAAATCCCTGGCTCGATCATCAACATTGCCTCCATGAGTGCCATCACTCCGCTCTCACGCGTCTTCACTTATTCCGCCTCGAAGGCCGCTGTGCTCAACCTGACACAGAACCTCGCTCGCGAATGGGCCGAACAGGGTGTACGGGTTAATGCACTCTCTCCTGGCTTCTTTCCTGCCGAACAGAACCGTAAAGTGCTGACACCCGAACGCATAAAGAGTATTATGAATCATACACCTGCCCAGCGTTTCGGGGATCCCGAGGAGCTGGCAGGGGCGGTCCTGCTGATGGCCTCCGGTAAGGCCGGCAGCTTCATCACCGGCACTAACATCGCCGTGGATGGCGGTTTTTCCTGCATGACCATCTGA
- a CDS encoding Gfo/Idh/MocA family protein produces the protein MTLLRGYLCVAVCLILCCCVTQVTSAEETKPLKIGIIGLDTSHSSNFTKILNSAEPKFPEFKACRVVAAYPQGSRDIKESVESVPQITEQVTAQGVKIVPSIEVLLDEVDVVLLESNDGRVHLEQALPVLKAGKPLFVDKPVAGDLTDVIAIYEAAKQYKTPVFSSSSLRYTDGAKKINSGVVGEIIGCDAFSPCPMESTHPDFYWYGIHGVETLYTIMGPGCETVVRVNTPNTDLAVGTWEDGRIGTFRGRRKENNGYQGGYGGTVYGSKGIAPIGSFSGYEPLLVEVVKFFQTGKAPVSPAETLEIYTFMSAADQSKTNGGQPVSLKDVYQRAHQAALKKLAAMKD, from the coding sequence ATGACGTTGTTACGTGGTTACCTGTGTGTGGCTGTCTGTCTGATCCTTTGTTGTTGTGTGACGCAGGTCACATCTGCGGAGGAAACAAAACCGTTGAAGATCGGCATCATCGGCCTGGATACTTCGCATTCGAGTAACTTCACGAAAATATTGAACAGCGCGGAGCCGAAGTTTCCCGAGTTCAAAGCCTGTCGTGTGGTCGCCGCTTATCCGCAGGGGAGTCGAGACATTAAGGAGAGCGTGGAATCCGTTCCCCAGATCACCGAGCAGGTGACGGCGCAGGGAGTGAAGATCGTACCCAGTATTGAAGTGCTACTGGACGAGGTCGATGTGGTGCTGCTGGAAAGTAACGATGGTCGCGTGCACCTCGAGCAGGCACTGCCCGTGCTCAAAGCGGGGAAGCCTCTGTTTGTCGACAAGCCGGTCGCCGGTGATCTGACGGATGTGATTGCCATTTACGAAGCGGCGAAACAATACAAGACACCGGTTTTCAGTTCCTCATCACTGCGGTACACCGATGGTGCGAAGAAGATTAACAGCGGTGTGGTGGGGGAGATCATTGGTTGTGATGCCTTCAGTCCCTGTCCGATGGAAAGTACCCATCCCGATTTTTACTGGTATGGAATTCACGGCGTTGAGACGCTGTATACGATCATGGGGCCGGGTTGTGAAACGGTGGTCCGCGTCAATACGCCGAATACGGATCTGGCTGTGGGGACCTGGGAAGACGGTCGGATCGGCACGTTCCGCGGACGCCGAAAAGAGAACAATGGCTACCAGGGAGGTTATGGTGGGACCGTCTACGGGAGTAAGGGGATTGCTCCGATTGGCAGTTTCAGTGGATACGAACCGTTGCTGGTGGAAGTGGTGAAGTTCTTCCAGACCGGCAAGGCTCCGGTGAGTCCGGCGGAGACGCTGGAGATCTATACGTTCATGTCAGCTGCGGATCAGAGTAAAACCAACGGCGGTCAGCCGGTGTCGCTTAAGGACGTGTATCAGCGGGCACACCAGGCTGCGTTGAAGAAACTGGCGGCGATGAAGGACTAG
- a CDS encoding leucine-rich repeat domain-containing protein has translation MSSPDDSPSIKQADQVRRTLFKRPLFIVLFLLGTVMAYSLFLIVMFHERVAFFQKHGAHLETEFRNSRGELIRGGYENAPAKHFIPGPLLRYQRSIDGVHLTRSAQLSDSEIDQLFQQLSNFPQLKWLTLEGFHINQPRARALARLTKLEDLALRFCTIDETCLTTLLGQNGLQHVSLANSKFDESELAVFHQQPAQKTLRSLSLSNCQVTDQTAKLIAGCNQLSFLELDGTGISDQGVKILARLPHLEVLILDHTDITDTGVAYLSGTPQLVELSLSNTGTSDEMLESLQLEIPALRVSDD, from the coding sequence ATGAGTTCCCCGGATGACAGCCCGTCGATCAAGCAGGCCGACCAAGTCAGACGGACTCTTTTCAAACGGCCCCTGTTCATCGTTCTGTTCCTGCTGGGAACTGTGATGGCCTACTCGCTGTTTCTCATCGTCATGTTCCATGAGCGGGTCGCCTTCTTTCAGAAACACGGGGCCCACCTGGAAACCGAATTTCGTAATTCCCGGGGCGAATTGATCCGCGGTGGTTATGAAAACGCTCCTGCGAAACATTTCATCCCGGGACCGTTACTGCGTTATCAACGATCCATCGACGGAGTGCATCTCACGCGGTCCGCACAGCTCAGCGATTCAGAAATCGACCAACTCTTCCAGCAACTCTCGAATTTTCCACAGCTCAAATGGTTAACGCTGGAAGGTTTTCACATCAACCAGCCACGGGCCCGCGCCCTGGCTCGATTAACGAAACTCGAAGATCTTGCACTGCGGTTCTGTACGATAGACGAAACCTGTCTGACCACGCTGCTGGGACAGAACGGACTTCAGCATGTCAGCCTGGCCAACTCAAAATTTGATGAAAGTGAGCTCGCGGTCTTCCACCAACAGCCCGCACAGAAAACGCTGCGTTCGCTCTCTCTGTCGAACTGCCAGGTCACAGATCAGACCGCGAAACTGATCGCTGGCTGCAACCAGCTCTCGTTCCTCGAACTGGACGGGACCGGCATCAGCGATCAGGGCGTCAAAATTCTTGCCCGGCTGCCTCACCTCGAAGTCCTCATTCTGGACCATACCGACATCACGGATACCGGCGTCGCCTATCTCTCTGGTACGCCTCAGCTTGTGGAACTCAGCCTGAGCAACACCGGCACTTCGGATGAAATGCTGGAATCGTTACAACTGGAAATACCCGCATTGCGGGTTTCTGACGATTGA
- a CDS encoding SDR family NAD(P)-dependent oxidoreductase — MLPGIKLFDLTGRAAIITGGSKGLGSAMAEGLASAGANVLLTSRHAEEAAETAAQIEADYGTRAIGIAADVTDPEQVAAMTERAISEFGRIDILINNAGINIRGPIDELTLEEFEEVQKVNVTGPWLCVRSVVPHMKKAGYGRIINMASTLGLVGLSNRTPYTASKGAMVQMTRAMGLEFCEYGITCNAICPGPFLTPMNQPFAETEEIKKFIVGAVAMNRWAQMEEIQGAAIFLASNASSYMTGSMVTVDGGWTAR, encoded by the coding sequence ATGCTGCCAGGCATCAAACTGTTTGATCTAACCGGACGCGCTGCCATCATCACCGGAGGTTCCAAAGGACTCGGTTCCGCCATGGCCGAAGGACTTGCTTCAGCAGGTGCGAACGTTCTGTTGACCAGTCGGCATGCAGAAGAAGCAGCAGAAACCGCAGCTCAGATTGAAGCCGACTACGGCACCAGAGCGATCGGTATCGCCGCCGACGTCACCGATCCGGAACAGGTCGCCGCGATGACCGAACGGGCCATCTCGGAGTTCGGCAGGATCGACATTCTGATCAACAACGCGGGCATCAACATCCGTGGTCCCATCGATGAACTCACACTGGAAGAGTTCGAGGAAGTCCAGAAAGTGAATGTCACCGGTCCCTGGCTCTGTGTCCGGTCGGTCGTCCCCCATATGAAAAAAGCCGGCTACGGTCGCATCATCAACATGGCCAGCACACTCGGTCTGGTCGGGCTCTCCAACCGCACACCGTATACCGCCAGCAAAGGCGCCATGGTTCAGATGACGCGGGCCATGGGCCTGGAGTTCTGCGAGTACGGCATCACCTGCAACGCGATCTGCCCCGGCCCGTTTCTCACCCCCATGAATCAGCCGTTCGCCGAGACCGAAGAGATCAAGAAATTCATCGTCGGTGCCGTCGCCATGAACCGCTGGGCACAGATGGAAGAAATCCAGGGTGCGGCAATTTTCCTTGCCAGTAATGCGTCGAGCTACATGACCGGCAGCATGGTCACCGTGGATGGCGGTTGGACCGCGCGTTAG
- the miaA gene encoding tRNA (adenosine(37)-N6)-dimethylallyltransferase MiaA — protein sequence MQFSPEVLKQCWFLAGPTACGKTELSLQLAEHLDAEILALDSMSLYRGMDIGTAKASPEEQQRIPHHLIDVIDPHEEFSVADYLTAAEQCCREIIDRGHVPLFVGGTGLYLRAVLRGVFEGPAADWDFRRELEQFVEAEGNLALHARLAEVDPVSAEKLHPNDLRRVTRALEVYHVTGQPLSSQHQEAALPADQRPQHVYWLSPDRDWLYTRINVRVDLMLQAGLLDEVKTLLAAEQPLSRTARQALGYKELIDHLEGDIAYDEAVETLKVRTRQFAKRQHTWFRNLEECHALEVTTTDTAVDLLDKLLK from the coding sequence ATGCAGTTTTCCCCGGAAGTCCTGAAACAGTGCTGGTTTCTGGCCGGTCCCACCGCCTGCGGCAAGACCGAACTCAGCCTGCAGCTGGCCGAACATCTGGATGCGGAAATCCTGGCCCTCGACTCGATGTCCCTCTACCGGGGCATGGACATCGGCACCGCGAAAGCTTCGCCTGAAGAACAGCAGAGAATTCCCCATCACCTGATCGACGTCATCGACCCGCATGAGGAATTCAGCGTCGCCGATTACCTGACCGCCGCCGAACAATGCTGTCGGGAAATCATCGACCGCGGACATGTCCCCCTCTTCGTCGGAGGCACCGGTCTCTACCTGCGGGCCGTCTTACGCGGCGTCTTTGAAGGCCCCGCTGCCGACTGGGATTTCCGCCGCGAACTCGAACAGTTCGTCGAGGCCGAAGGCAACCTGGCTCTGCATGCGAGACTGGCCGAAGTGGATCCGGTCTCCGCAGAGAAACTGCATCCCAACGATCTCCGCCGCGTCACGCGGGCCCTGGAAGTTTACCACGTCACCGGTCAGCCCCTTTCCTCGCAACACCAGGAAGCGGCCCTCCCCGCAGACCAGCGACCGCAGCACGTCTACTGGCTCTCCCCTGATCGCGACTGGCTCTACACCCGCATCAACGTCCGCGTCGACCTGATGCTGCAGGCCGGACTGCTGGACGAAGTTAAAACGCTGCTCGCCGCAGAACAGCCACTCAGCCGCACCGCCCGACAGGCACTCGGCTACAAGGAACTGATCGACCACCTCGAAGGGGACATCGCTTATGACGAGGCCGTCGAAACCCTGAAAGTCCGCACCCGCCAGTTCGCCAAACGCCAGCACACCTGGTTCCGCAACCTCGAAGAATGCCACGCACTCGAAGTCACCACCACAGACACCGCAGTCGACCTGCTCGATAAACTGCTGAAGTGA
- a CDS encoding L-aspartate oxidase has translation MIFGSAAGKGASAAALSMPDQYSASLLPEWETEKRSDEDLNSKDLRNSLASLMWRDVGITRSADSLQNAQDKVDFWSRYVVDREFKALPGWELQNMLLVSQLMITSAIERRESRGVHYRSDFPETDPAFQKHISVISTS, from the coding sequence ATGATCTTCGGATCCGCAGCCGGCAAAGGCGCTTCCGCAGCCGCTCTCAGCATGCCCGATCAGTACTCTGCATCGCTGTTGCCCGAATGGGAAACCGAAAAACGCTCGGACGAAGACCTCAACAGTAAGGACTTAAGGAACTCGCTGGCCAGCCTCATGTGGCGGGATGTCGGCATCACCCGCAGCGCAGACTCGCTGCAGAACGCGCAGGACAAAGTCGATTTCTGGAGCCGCTATGTCGTCGATCGCGAATTCAAAGCACTCCCCGGCTGGGAACTGCAGAACATGCTGCTCGTCTCTCAACTGATGATTACCTCTGCCATTGAACGACGCGAAAGCCGCGGAGTACACTATCGAAGTGACTTCCCGGAAACAGATCCGGCTTTCCAGAAACATATTTCCGTGATCTCAACCAGCTGA
- a CDS encoding class I SAM-dependent methyltransferase: MNDQSPSDNLNRLPAGEQPTEHATRDRELFDRIAGEYCRKDLLPASRAARRHRLLQTLQAVPFSQNATVLEVGCGAGFAAQYLQGHIGDYCGVDYSTNLIEYARAHNGGPGIQFVAQNIQEFQPGRSFDLIFAIGLLHHLDNLDATLAALVQLLKPGGWLVANEPQPANPVISFARMIRKRIDANYSSDQRELSSAELQAACSRAGLTDIRLRPQGLFSTPFAEVPLSPQWLTTPCAKLACWTDSCLEHLPAWLLNRLTWNLIIAGQKPGSTLD; the protein is encoded by the coding sequence ATGAATGATCAAAGCCCGTCTGACAACTTGAATCGACTCCCCGCAGGAGAGCAGCCCACAGAACATGCCACGCGTGACCGGGAACTGTTCGACCGCATCGCAGGCGAGTATTGTCGTAAGGACCTGCTCCCCGCCTCGCGCGCTGCGCGGCGTCACCGTCTGTTGCAAACCCTGCAGGCCGTCCCCTTCTCACAAAACGCGACGGTACTGGAAGTCGGCTGCGGAGCGGGCTTCGCCGCGCAATACCTGCAAGGCCACATCGGCGACTACTGTGGCGTCGATTACTCAACAAACCTGATTGAATATGCCCGCGCGCACAACGGGGGCCCGGGCATTCAATTCGTGGCACAGAATATTCAGGAGTTCCAGCCGGGCCGGTCGTTCGATCTGATTTTTGCCATCGGCCTGCTGCACCACCTCGACAATCTCGACGCGACACTCGCAGCGCTGGTCCAACTGTTGAAACCAGGAGGCTGGCTCGTCGCCAATGAACCGCAGCCCGCCAACCCGGTGATCTCCTTCGCCCGCATGATCCGCAAACGCATTGACGCGAACTACTCCTCCGATCAACGGGAACTCTCGTCAGCCGAACTCCAGGCTGCCTGCAGCCGCGCCGGTCTCACTGACATCCGCCTGCGCCCCCAGGGACTGTTTTCAACCCCCTTCGCCGAAGTCCCCCTCTCTCCGCAGTGGCTCACCACGCCCTGTGCGAAACTGGCCTGCTGGACCGACAGTTGTCTGGAGCACCTGCCCGCCTGGCTCTTGAACCGACTGACCTGGAATCTGATCATCGCCGGCCAGAAGCCCGGTTCCACTCTTGATTGA